In the genome of Arthrobacter alpinus, the window CAACGCCGACACCAATATCAATGCCGTCGTGGAAAGCCGAGAAACCCTGAGTAAGGGCCATGTTCTTCACAGGATTCACCCGGCCACCGTTGGCAAAGCCAAGCTTTGACAGTGCGCTAGCACCGAAGGTGTTGAGTGCGTCCAAGAAGCCAGGAGCGCGACCCTCGATGGAACGGCGCGAAGACTTCTTCACAACGAACTCATCAGCATGCACAATGCCCGCAGGGTCGTACGTTCCACCGGGGCCCGTCCAGCCGCCTCGCGCAAAGCCATTTGGCAGTGCAACGCGGGGCAGTTGGTCGATGCCAGGCAGAATGCTGGCCACCTTGTTGAAGGCGCCGATAAGCCCGTCATTGATGACCGTATTGACTACGAACCGCACCGGCTTCTTAGCGATGTCCAGCAACGTATCCCAGATGGACTTGACCCCATCAACACCCTTCTGGAACGCGTTCGGAACGTCATTCTTGATCGCGTTAGAGAGGAAATCAAAGACCGGCTTGATGCCGTTGTTCCACACACTGCTGATCGTGTCCCGGATGCCGTTGAACACCGGGCTGATGATCGAATCTCGCAACCAAGTGAAGGCAGCACCCAGAGTGTTTCGGACGAAACCAATTACCGTATTGAAGATGAACTGAGTGGCCGACCACCATACGCTGATCGCGTCCTTGATCCCGTTGAACACGGGCAGAATTACTACATCCCGCAGCCATGTGAACACTGCTGAGAAAACGGTTCGCACGAACCCAATAACAGTGTTGAAGACCCCTGACACTGTCGTCCACCACCAAGTGATGTAGCCGGCGATGAAGTTGAAAACCGGCATGATCACCGAATCTCGGAACCATGTGAACACGGCGCCGAGAACTGTCTGGATGAAGCTCACGACATTGTTGAAGATCCCAGACACCGTGGACCACCACAAACTGACCAGAAGCCCGATGGCCGCGAATACAGGCTCTACAACTCCATGCCAAAAATTCATGAAGGCCGGCGCCAAGATGTTGACAAAAATGGACACCACAAGCTGGAAGATTCCACGGAAGAACAGGTAGAAACCATTGACAACCGTGAATATCGCATCGAAAACCGGGCGGACAATCGTGTCAACCCACCACGTGAAGACCGCGGCGACTGCATCAATGGCGGCCTTTACTGCTGGCATAAATGAGTTTTGGAACCAATCAGCCGTTGCCTTGGCTGCCGCCATTATCCCTTCAAACGCTGGCTTGATCGCGTTCTCCCATAGCCACTTGAAGAACCCGCCAACAGCTTGGACAACAGCATTCACACCATCCTTGAACCACCCAATTTTGTTGTAGGCCAAGATGAACCCACCTACAAGAAGGGCAATTCCAGCAATCACCAACCCAATCGGGTTAGCCGACATGGCCGCGTTCATCAGCCACTGAGCAGCCGTAACAGCCTTAGTAGCAACAGCACCAGCAACCATGGCAGCTCTCTGAGCAACCCACGCAGCCGCCGCCTTGTACGTCGATGCGGAAGTCAATGACTGGGCAATCCCTGCAGCCTTAGTAGCTGCCACATGCGCCCACGTGGCAACCGTATTCGCAGCCTTCACAATGGAATCCTTGGCATACAGGGCCATCAAGTAAGCGGTCTCAATCTTGTCCTTGACCTTGGCTACCGTGGATGCGGCAATCGCGATGGCGTTCTTCACCCACTCGACACCCGAAGTGATTAGGCCCCAAATTTCTTTGCCCCAGTCGAGAGCATTCTGTGCGGTCTCATACGCCGCATAGCCACCAACAAGTCCCTGCACCAGAGACTCGTTTTCCTCCATATAGGACGCCAGCAATTCCAGCGCTGGCACAAGCACGGATTCGAGAATGCTCGCTACCGAATTGAGGACTTCCAAAAATACGCCCCACACAGCGGCGGAGATCTTAGCGCTAGCTTCACCAAGGGACGTGCCAATGGTGACCAGGGAAGGCAGCATGCCAGCCGCGAGATCCGACAGGGTGGAGAAGATGCTCTGAATCGTGTCCCACCCGGTAGCGGACGCGACAAAAGCCAAGTTCAGCAGTGGTTGAATCGCGTCCCATATCGTGCGGGCGCCCGTCCCAATCGATTCAAGGATTCCAGCGAAACCAGACGATGTTACTTCACTACCACCAGACACAAACGCTGCACCCAATGCCGTGATGCCGCCACTGACCTCGGCTACCACGCGGCCAGAAACGTCACTGAGCCCCATGAAGCCCTCGCGGACGTTGAAGAGGAAGCTGATTAGCTTGGAATCTTCCTCAACACCAAGCCCGCCAATGAAGTCGCCGCTGGCCAAGATCGACAAAACACCCATTAGAGCGGTGCTGGCCTTCTCCATGCTGGTACCAATGACCGCACCAACCAGCTTTGCCTTTTCCTCAACTGGCGCCATCCACGTGATTAGCCCTTGGAAGAACTTCGTAAAAAGCGGGTACGCGCCAGAGAGCAGATTCGCTCCAACACGACCAACAGAGGCCATGACGTTCTTGAAAGCGCCCTGCAAGGTCTTGCCCGATTCAAGGGCAGCCCCACCAAGACCAGCTTGCATAGCAACTTGGAACGTCTCAAAGTTGATCTTTCCATCAGATGCCAGCTTGAGAGTTTCCTCAGCGGTAGTGCCAAGCTCTTTGCCAAGCAGCTGCACAATGGGAATACCAGCCTCGTTTAGCTGGGCAATCACGTCGCCCTGGATCTTGTTTGAGCTGGCGACCTTATTGAAGATCGCCCCCATGTCCGCCATTCCAACACCAGCAATTGTTGCCGCGTCACCAGTCAGCTTGAGTGTGCGCTCAAGTTCCTTGCCCGGTTTTACACCAGCAGCAACAGCACCGGCAGCCACAGTCGCAGCCTCGTCAAGGCCAAATGCTGTACCCTTGACCGCAGCGTTCGCGTTGGCCATAATCGCCGCCACAGAATCAGCAGTATGGCCGAGTCCCGTCAGCTTGGCCTTGGCATTCTCAATTGCGGAAAGCCTGCCAAATCCTTTGGTGAGTGCGACACCGAGCCCGGCAATAACGGCTCCACTGGCCGCCAGAGCACCAACCTTGAGAGCCCCACCAAGCGCCGCCCCCATCTTGGACCCGGATGACTTGCCAGCGTCCTTGCCAGCCGAATCAGCGATGCCGTCGAACTGACGCCCGACGGCCTGTTGTGTCCCCTTGAATGAGGGCCTCACCAAAACCTCAGCGATTCCGATTACTGCCACGGTGGGCCTCCTGCTCTGGGACGCAAGAAAGCCACCCCACGTAGAGGTGGCTTTCTGTGTGTGAAGTTATTGACTCATGGCCTAAATGTCGCTTGCGTCAAACCCGAATAGTCCGGCGAATCCCACGGCCCAGTCACGTTCCGCAGCTTCGAGTGCGCGGTCAATTCCTGTGCGTGGTGCGGGGAATGGTTTGATTTCACCCGGCTTACCGCCGGCCGCAGCAATGGCAGTATTCCCGGACAACTTGATGGCGTGCAGGATCTCACGCAGTAAATGTTCGGTGATGCCGAACTCTGAAAGTTTCGGGGACCACGGCTCGTCGTCAGGGTCTTTATCGAGACTCATCTCTGCCAGTTGCCGTGCACTCTCCGGGTCGTTCGCAATCGCCTCGTTGAGCCTGTTGTTACTGGGCAGCATATCGATTAGTTCGAGCAGTGCCGTCCAGCGCCCGGCCACGTACCATTCCGCAAGATCCACGCCGTAAACCTCAAGAAGGTCGGCGCGGACCTGCGGACGGTACTGCCGGATCAGCTCGCGGAGGCGGTACCGTTTCCCGAGTCACCAAGGGCGCCCTGGAAGTGCGCCATTACCCGAGAAACAAGCGCCTCATGGGTTCGGATCGGCAGATCCTCAGCCACATACTTTTCATGGTCTGCGGGAGACAGGATCTTCTTGAGAAATTCGATGTCATCCGAATCGCCACGCTTCGTTGCCTCGTACAGGTCAATGATTTCGGCGCGCTCACTGATCTTGAACCCGAACGGGTCCAGGAAAGTAATCCGCTTGTTCTTGGACAGGACAACAGTGAAAGGTTCCGGCTTGTCGATCTCCCGCTCAAGGTCGGACAGTACGAGATCGATCTTCGGTGAATCAGTCATGGTATTACCTCCGGGCAATTGGTGGGTTGTTTAGTTGGCCTTGGGGGCAGTTTTGGCGGGCTTCGCATCAACTGCAGGTACTTCTGTTTCCGTTGCGGCAACTGCTGCATCGGGAATTTCTTGGTAGCCCTGTGAGCGCAGAGAAACGATCTCGGGCGCGTAGCTGGTCGTCACTGTGTGACCTGACTTGTGCTTGAGTGTTGCCACGTTGGGCCTCCTTGCATATTCCGGGTAAGGGTTTGAAGCGGGCCGTGCCGCCCGGAGAAACAACACGGCCCGCGAATTGGGGAGAGGGTTAGACACCCTGAGTGAAGCCGAGAGCCAGCTTGTGCTTCACGGCGCCAGTACCGCCCATGAAGTGCTTGATCGGAGTGCCGACTTCGGTATCCGTGAACACGTCAAACGTGAGCGGCTGCTGTACAGGGTCACCCGTGCCCCACTTCTGGGAATCAGTGGCAGCCAACTTGACGGCACCGTAACCACGGCCAAGAATCCAGTTGTCCGAAGCCGGACCATCTGAGCCAAGGATCAGCAGGCGGTACTCTTCGCCAATAGGAAGATCAGGTTCGTCAATGACGATCTCGCCCGTCGTAGGATCCTGAGTCACGGCGGTCAGATCGGTTCCGAGTGACAACTCCTGCATGTGCTTGCGGCCAGTTTCCAGCGGAGTCATCGTGATCGACCGGGCAACCTCAGTGATGTCCGAACGGACAGCGGAGGCGTAACCAAGAGCGGTCACATCTTCCTTGCTGATGTCGCGGCCGAATTCATATCCGTCCGGGGTGACCATGCCAACCGGAAGCCACCCGAGCGCCTTGAGATCAATCAGTGCCCCTCCGACACCAAACAATGTCGTTGGCAGATCAACGGACTTGGGGGCCAGGAAAGCGACGGCCTTATGGATCTTGCGAATAAGAGCTCGTTCGTCAGCTTCCTGGCGAATTGTGTCGAATGTAGGCATGACAAATAACCCCTTTCAAGGGCTCAAAATGGTTTGTTCCCCAGGCGGGGTTTATATAGGGCGGGACGTGACTAGGAAAGTCGCCGTGGCCTTGTTGAGGGTGTCTGACGTGTACGGGATGTCAGTTGGTACTTGGTCAACACTGACGTCGTCCAAGTACCCATGCGTGGTCTCTTTGTCAGTGCCACACATGAAAGCCTTGACCGATTCAAGGGTGTTCACCGCAAGTTGGCCTGGGGCGTAGCAATCCAGTGTCACCCGGTCAACACGATCAACATATCCCTCGGTGCCGCCAGTAGCGACGATCTGAACTATCGGGAACGGGCCCAAGAGGGCGCCATACCCGTCAGCCGGCAGGTGGAACACCGACTGAATTGGTTCGCCAATGTGCACGGTGCCGTCAAGCAAATCATGCAGGCACTCACGCACGTCAGGGAAAACGAGACCATCACTCATGGATTCCTCACCCTCATCGACTCAGTAACCCGCACGAGAATGGCATCACGAGCATCGCGCCCGTCAGGAACAAGCTCACGGGCCACTGCGCCAGCGCGCCGCTCATTCCGCCAACCGGCCGTGACGGTCGTATTGGCGGCCTCGTAGGTACCACGGCCAACAGCCCCAGCATTACCCGCAAGTTGTTTGGCGACCGCCAGAGATGCCGCGCCCATGGTGGACGATGTGGCGATCTCCTTGAGCCCGTCGTTGGTTCCCTTGTAGTTCCTTGAGCCGGGGACGCGGTAGAAATCCACTTATGCCCTCACTAACGCTATTTCTACGCCCTTTGGCCATTCGCCTGGGCGGCCGTCAACGGCCCATTCCCCAGCCATCAGGTGTGGCTCAGGCACTCGGATCCGGTCGGTGTGGAAGAACTTGATGCCCGGTTCGCGCAGCAGGGCAGCTTTCCCGTCAGTACCGTTTGACCGGTCCAAGGGTTCAGCCGAGGCCCGCGGGCCGACAAAACAATCCGTGGCGGGAATTTCAACGTCCGGGCGCGGATTGCCTTTGACGTCCCGCCCGCCAGAACGCAGCACCATGACGTCAGTGCGCCATGCTTCCCGGTGCCGGCTCATCGCAGGCCCATGGAAACGTTGATGCTGCCAAAGCGGCGGACAGGAGCCTTGGCGGCCAAGTCCTCCACATCCTCAGCAGAGACGTACAGCAGGCCAGTAGAGATAGCCGAGTCAAGGGTGAATGAGTCAGAGAACGGTCCGGTATTTTCGGACTTCTGACGGACACCTTCCTGATTCATCAGCACCCTTTTCACGGGCGTGATCGCGGCCAGCATTACCAGGTCAGGGTCCAGCGTCCCTGCTGCGACCCGGGCATCAAGGTTTGGCACCTTGGCCCGGATCTTCGCGGAGACGTACCGGAGCATGGCCACCGTGTTCGTTGTCTCCTGCTCGGTGAGCGGACGGAACATCTCAACCACATCATCGGATGTAGCAAGCGGCAGTGCCATGGTGGCCTCCTATGCGGTGGGGATTCCCTCAGCATCAAGGGCTTCAATGATTTCGTCGCGGCTTGCGTCGGCGGGAACTTCAAAGCCCTTGGCCTTGGCATAGTCCGCCCATGCGCCGGCGCCGGAACCAGCGCCGCCCCGTGCCGGGATCTCCACCTCTTCTCCCTTGAGCTCGGGAAGTTCATCCCATGCCTTTGGGTTGGTGATCTTCCGGGCGGCCCAGTCGGGCACCTCGGCGCCGGGGCCGAACACGTGAGCAATCCCATCCTCGTCAAAGACGTGGACGGTCGAGATCAGCGCGGCCATGTTAGAGCACATCCGCAATGAAGAGGCGGCGCGCATCCGACAGGATAGGCATGGCCACAGCATCCACGTACGTGAACTGGCGGTACGGGGGGCCAACCTTTTCTACGACGCCCACGATGCCAGCAGCTTCCTCGAAGGACAGCTCAGCTTCACCGGAGTTCACCAGCTCAAGGGCGGTCGCGGAGACACCCCAAGCCGTATGTCCGAGGTCGGCAAGGTTTGCCGGCGTGAACGTCAGCTTGTCGGCAGGGATCACGCGAGTGATAACGCCGTCAACATCGACCTGCGCATCGTACGGCGTTTCAATGGCCGGCAGGCCCTCGTTCGCCAGAAGCTCGTTCAGCTCGGACAGCGTCACGCGAGTCTTGCCGGAAGTGGAGCCGTGAACCGCGTTGACGATCTCGGTGTTGACCTGCAGGAAGCGAAGCGCGGTCTGCGAGGTGCGGATTGCGCCAGCGGCGCCTCCCGTGGTGGCCACATAGACGTCATGCCAAGCGATCAGCTCGGACAGTGCCAGCGCGGTCTTGTCGGACCACGGCTTGACGGCGGTGACCTTGTGGTCCGTGGGGACACCAAAGTCAGCTTCACCTTGGAAGCCGTTCTCGTCAATGGTGAGCTTGCCCGTGGACATGACACTGCCCCACGCCTGCTCAAGACGGTTCTGAACCTCACGGGTCAGGTTGGTTGCGTCGTTGTAGACGGCGTTCGCAAGCGCGGCCTGGCGAGTACCACCGGTGCGGGCAAACTCAAGCTGCAAACGCTCGTACTCGCCCGTGCTCAGCGAGGACGACAGCGGCAGCAGGTTGACGCGCTTCTCGCTGCCAGCATCACGCTCAGAGACGTGGATGCGGCCGTCGAAGGAGCGGTATCGGGCGGTGCGGTTGGTGCGGACGATCTCCGCGAAGTCAACCGTGTTGGTCTGCAAGTAGACCGGCGGGAATGATTCCAACAGCGCAAGGCTGGGATTCACCGGGACTTCGCGAACAAACGTGGTCAGAGCGTCGGGCGTTACCGGCGCGTCAAAGAAAATAGCCATGTTGTATGTCTCCTATCAGGCCGAGAAGTGAATGAGCTTGAGGGCAGTCTTGGCGGCCGCATCGAGCGAGCCCTTGCCCGTGGCAAGTGGCAGCTTGGCCGGGTTCACGAAACCGTGAACGACGGAGGCGCCGCCAACCTTGACGGAACCCTCACGAACGGCAAGGGAGCTGAATAGCAAGCCAGCAGCAACCCCGGAGCCGTCGAGCGCGGCGGAATCGTACGGGGCATACAGCTTGGTAGCCGTGATCAGACCCAGCACAATGCCGGACGGAATGAAACCGTTCGGGTGCAGGCCAGCGAACTTGGAGATGTCCAAAGTCACCGAAGGGGTAGTGCCCGGCTCAGTGCCGTGCTGGCTCAAAAGCCACGAACGGTTCTCGACCTGCGAGACCGTGGAAGAGACTGTAATATCAGTCATTGTTTTGTCCTTTCAAAGGGCGATTGGTTGTTACTTCTTGGGGCTGAAACGCCTTGCGGCCTCGGCCTTACCGGCATCCTTTTTGGACACCTTCGACTGATCACGCTGGCCCTGCCCAAGATTCGGGAACTTCTGCTTCCCATCACCTGCAGGGGCAATGCTGTTGATCAGTGCGGTCACCTTGTCGGTGGAAACCTCGCCCTTGTCGGTGAGGAAATTTGCATGATTCAGGTTCTCGATCAAAGCGCCCAGCGCGTCGGCCGGGATCCGGCCAGCTGCAACAGCTTTGATCTCGGCGCCAACGAGGCGGGGAGCGGACTCGCGGCGAGCTTCGGCGCGACCTTCTTCGCGGGCCTTCTCGATGGCCTTCACGTCGTCGGGCTTCTTCGCGTCGAGAGCCTGCTGATGTGCGGCAGCGTCGGCCTGCAACTTCGCCAGACCATCGGGAGTCACATCGCCGTAAGCCTTGTTGCGGTCCTCATGCTTGCGCGCCTGGTGCTTCCAGTACGCGGTCTGCTCGGCGGGCTCCATGTCCTTCACAGCCGTGTTGGCCGGAAACTCGGGATTAGAAGCTCCTGCGGCACCCACACCGCCCTCTCCGCCAGCCGCAGCACCTTCGCCGCCATCGGCTCCCGCAGCGGCGCCACCCTCGGCAGGCGCGGCGCTCATCGTCGCGTCCCCGAACTGGGCCCGGTTGTGAGCGAACAGGGCAGCGAGACCGCCTGGTGCGTTCAGATCAATGCCGTGCGAGGAACGAATATTCTTGGACATGTTGTCTCCTTGACAGGGGTACGAAAAAGGCCCCCATGCCGGGAGCCTCAAGAAAGTTGATTAGGGAATGTCAGTTGGTCCGCGGAAGGAATCTCCCTCTCGACCAAGAACAGGGCCAATCTCGCCATGCTCGTTGATCACATACCGCGTGTTGATAAGGTCTTTGGCGGCCGTTGACCCCGCATCGTCGTACAGGCGATCAAGATCCTCCCGGTTCACAGCCACACCCGGATCCTTGCCGTTCTTGATTGGCAAGACTCCACAACCACAGCCACCATGAATAGGTAGAAGATCGCCGCGGAAGTACATGCGGTCAGATGCAGCGATACACATCCCGCACGTACCGGACACGGCCCGCTCAGGACGGATAATGCGCCGGTACCCGTCCACCCGGTTCTTGACCATGAAGTTCTTGGACTGGGCCCGGAACGCAAGATCAAGATCCGTCTTGGCCATGCTCGTGGCACGAGAAAGGACCGCCTGCTTGATTAGCGCCGGCGCCGCACCGATCGATGCCTGAAAGCGGTACTGATCAGCCAGACGCCCATAAGCGCCCGCATGCGTGACACCTTGCCGAAGCGTCGCCGGATCAATAGGCCCAGATGGACGCACAGAACCAACGAACACCTCAGAAGCGACCCTTTGCAAGTACGCCTCGGTCACGTTCGCTGTCTGCCGCTGAGCCGCCTCCACGACCGTCACAATCTGATTGGTCATGGCCGTGATCGCGTCATGGTCATACCAGCCATCGAAACCCTTCACCAGAGATTCAACGGCAGCAGCCGCCCGCAAAGACAGCTGCTGCCTCGTCACGGAATGAGCATCGATTAGCTTATTGATCCTCGGATCGGCGGCCACTAGAACGCCGCCTCAGTCTTCCAAGTAACCGGCCCGCCTGGACGGAACGTCAGACCCTCAAGGCCAGCAAGGCGCGCCGCATCCTCAGGAGTAGCGCCGGCACGAATCAACGTACCCATCGCATCAGCCTTGGCAGACAACGCCTCGGCTGCCTCAATCGGCGTCAGCCCCTCATCAGCATTCGGAACAAGCATCGCCTGATCCATCCGTGCCGACTTCATCTGGTCGATCTGTTCCGGCGTCTTCTGCAGAACGTCAGCCCAAATTGACTCTTCCGGCTCACCGGAAGCGGCAGCCTTGGAAGCAGCATCGTACTTCTCAGAAATACTGTGCCGCTCGATGGGGAACCATCCAACCTCGATGGTTGACTTATCTGAACGCTTCTCATCCCCAGCGAAAAGGAACGCATAGCTGAACGTTTGAGCCAATCCTGCAGTCGCCCGAGTCTGCAAATCCTCACAGCGGAAAACTAGCCCATCCGCCGACGCCTTAGCGCCCTCAGCTGACTGATTATCCGGCGCAAGAATGGAAATCGGGGTACGCGTCACTGCAGCCAAATGCACAACGTCGTCATGGATACCCGACAAGATCCCTTGAAGGTCAACTTGACCTGACTCCCACAGCTTCGCCGTCAGCGGCAACTTCCAAACACTGCCCGGATCAGCAGAAAGGATAGCGTCATAATCAATGACGTTGCCCTCTTCGTCCTTCTCCGGCATGTCTTTGTCATCAACGAACACGGCACGCTGTCGGAATGCTTGCATCGTCGCAATGACCATGCGCTGCAGCAGCATGTGGTTGATACGGTCCAGGACATCAATGTGGGTCTCAAATGCACCAATGCCACGCCGGTTCCGGTAGCGAACAACCGGGACGACGTTGCCGGGGATGACCTCGCCAGACTCCCCGCCAGATTCTTCATCCCAAGACCAAGACTCAGGATCAAATGCCGGGGAACTATCCGCGCTTTCATTGTCAACAAATGCCACGTATCGGACGCCCGGGAGGAACAAGTACGCATAGTCACGGGCGGCCTCAGGATCATGGAACATCTTGATCGCGCCGCGCACCTCGGACTGTCGCGCCGGGTTGTGAATAGTCACAACCTGTCGGGGGTCCTCACCCGTGATGACCGGCTTCTTTAGATCATCGTCATACCCGGTGATCGTGTACGCATCGCCAAGGGCCAGCATGTTCTCAAGGACGTCAGCGAACTCAACATCAAGCCCGTTGTCTTTCCATACCTGCCATGCCGCGGCGTCACCCTTCGCCGAGTTATCGGCCGAGGTCCTGATACTGCGGACCGTGCAGCGCTCACGGACA includes:
- a CDS encoding head decoration protein is translated as MTDITVSSTVSQVENRSWLLSQHGTEPGTTPSVTLDISKFAGLHPNGFIPSGIVLGLITATKLYAPYDSAALDGSGVAAGLLFSSLAVREGSVKVGGASVVHGFVNPAKLPLATGKGSLDAAAKTALKLIHFSA
- a CDS encoding phage portal protein, which encodes MSIKVDEKDSPGWWMVKLAEKLAGRQERLATLAKYHDGDPPLPEGADAAKSAYQSFQKKARTNFAELIVGSVRERCTVRSIRTSADNSAKGDAAAWQVWKDNGLDVEFADVLENMLALGDAYTITGYDDDLKKPVITGEDPRQVVTIHNPARQSEVRGAIKMFHDPEAARDYAYLFLPGVRYVAFVDNESADSSPAFDPESWSWDEESGGESGEVIPGNVVPVVRYRNRRGIGAFETHIDVLDRINHMLLQRMVIATMQAFRQRAVFVDDKDMPEKDEEGNVIDYDAILSADPGSVWKLPLTAKLWESGQVDLQGILSGIHDDVVHLAAVTRTPISILAPDNQSAEGAKASADGLVFRCEDLQTRATAGLAQTFSYAFLFAGDEKRSDKSTIEVGWFPIERHSISEKYDAASKAAASGEPEESIWADVLQKTPEQIDQMKSARMDQAMLVPNADEGLTPIEAAEALSAKADAMGTLIRAGATPEDAARLAGLEGLTFRPGGPVTWKTEAAF
- a CDS encoding major capsid protein, whose protein sequence is MAIFFDAPVTPDALTTFVREVPVNPSLALLESFPPVYLQTNTVDFAEIVRTNRTARYRSFDGRIHVSERDAGSEKRVNLLPLSSSLSTGEYERLQLEFARTGGTRQAALANAVYNDATNLTREVQNRLEQAWGSVMSTGKLTIDENGFQGEADFGVPTDHKVTAVKPWSDKTALALSELIAWHDVYVATTGGAAGAIRTSQTALRFLQVNTEIVNAVHGSTSGKTRVTLSELNELLANEGLPAIETPYDAQVDVDGVITRVIPADKLTFTPANLADLGHTAWGVSATALELVNSGEAELSFEEAAGIVGVVEKVGPPYRQFTYVDAVAMPILSDARRLFIADVL
- a CDS encoding peptidoglycan DD-metalloendopeptidase family protein, which gives rise to MAVIGIAEVLVRPSFKGTQQAVGRQFDGIADSAGKDAGKSSGSKMGAALGGALKVGALAASGAVIAGLGVALTKGFGRLSAIENAKAKLTGLGHTADSVAAIMANANAAVKGTAFGLDEAATVAAGAVAAGVKPGKELERTLKLTGDAATIAGVGMADMGAIFNKVASSNKIQGDVIAQLNEAGIPIVQLLGKELGTTAEETLKLASDGKINFETFQVAMQAGLGGAALESGKTLQGAFKNVMASVGRVGANLLSGAYPLFTKFFQGLITWMAPVEEKAKLVGAVIGTSMEKASTALMGVLSILASGDFIGGLGVEEDSKLISFLFNVREGFMGLSDVSGRVVAEVSGGITALGAAFVSGGSEVTSSGFAGILESIGTGARTIWDAIQPLLNLAFVASATGWDTIQSIFSTLSDLAAGMLPSLVTIGTSLGEASAKISAAVWGVFLEVLNSVASILESVLVPALELLASYMEENESLVQGLVGGYAAYETAQNALDWGKEIWGLITSGVEWVKNAIAIAASTVAKVKDKIETAYLMALYAKDSIVKAANTVATWAHVAATKAAGIAQSLTSASTYKAAAAWVAQRAAMVAGAVATKAVTAAQWLMNAAMSANPIGLVIAGIALLVGGFILAYNKIGWFKDGVNAVVQAVGGFFKWLWENAIKPAFEGIMAAAKATADWFQNSFMPAVKAAIDAVAAVFTWWVDTIVRPVFDAIFTVVNGFYLFFRGIFQLVVSIFVNILAPAFMNFWHGVVEPVFAAIGLLVSLWWSTVSGIFNNVVSFIQTVLGAVFTWFRDSVIMPVFNFIAGYITWWWTTVSGVFNTVIGFVRTVFSAVFTWLRDVVILPVFNGIKDAISVWWSATQFIFNTVIGFVRNTLGAAFTWLRDSIISPVFNGIRDTISSVWNNGIKPVFDFLSNAIKNDVPNAFQKGVDGVKSIWDTLLDIAKKPVRFVVNTVINDGLIGAFNKVASILPGIDQLPRVALPNGFARGGWTGPGGTYDPAGIVHADEFVVKKSSRRSIEGRAPGFLDALNTFGASALSKLGFANGGRVNPVKNMALTQGFSAFHDGIDIGVGVGTPVFAAGAGRITHAGPGATAPGVSGGNEVHLLSNGVEQWYAHLSQIGVKLGQMVAAGQQIALSGNTGISSGPHLHFGTYNGGWPNAINPLSYLAGAESPKGGGGFLDPLGALTGLADKIVGQIKGAFPMGGFMIDAVTGVGKKLFSSVIDWAKDKLGFGAVTGAKQGAHLNPILYDQGGVLRPGLSQIMNATGKPEAIYTNEQNRALQALAARGAQQGAGMTYSPTYQWAGDDPNAVMAKDKARMRDTYSVYF